A single region of the Thermotoga profunda AZM34c06 genome encodes:
- a CDS encoding M55 family metallopeptidase: MKIFISADMEGISGVVSFSHVEPDTKEYERFRKIMTKEVNVVVEAAYQFGATEVVVNDSHNNMDNILIEELHPKAVLISGSPKPWSMMQGIDESFDAVFFVGYHARAGSEEAVMDHTYTGRIFTAKINGRPMSEAGLNGRLAGAFGVPIALITGDQNTIRCAKEELNDFVGVIVKEAYGRYSAKLYPFEVVKDRLTEGVKQAMKNLKNFKPTIEKEPVELEISFIRSAMTEMISLIPNVIKKDARTIVYKASTYVEAYKVFRLCATLSNIN, translated from the coding sequence ATGAAGATTTTCATCTCAGCAGATATGGAGGGTATCTCTGGGGTAGTATCTTTTTCTCACGTTGAGCCTGACACAAAAGAATACGAAAGATTCAGAAAAATCATGACAAAAGAAGTAAATGTAGTGGTAGAAGCCGCATATCAATTTGGTGCAACTGAGGTTGTTGTCAACGATTCGCACAACAACATGGACAACATTCTCATCGAAGAATTGCATCCAAAGGCTGTTCTGATAAGTGGTAGTCCCAAACCGTGGAGTATGATGCAAGGTATAGATGAAAGCTTTGATGCAGTCTTTTTTGTTGGATACCATGCAAGGGCTGGTAGTGAAGAAGCCGTGATGGATCATACATATACTGGCAGAATTTTCACTGCAAAAATCAATGGAAGACCGATGAGTGAAGCAGGCTTGAACGGTAGATTGGCTGGAGCTTTTGGGGTACCAATTGCATTGATCACGGGAGATCAAAACACAATAAGATGTGCAAAAGAGGAGTTGAATGATTTTGTTGGTGTAATTGTCAAGGAGGCGTATGGTAGGTATTCTGCAAAACTTTATCCGTTTGAAGTGGTAAAGGATCGCTTAACAGAAGGTGTTAAACAAGCTATGAAAAACTTAAAAAACTTCAAGCCAACAATTGAAAAAGAACCCGTTGAGTTAGAAATATCCTTCATAAGATCTGCAATGACGGAAATGATATCACTCATACCAAATGTGATCAAAAAGGATGCAAGGACAATTGTTTACAAAGCATCCACGTATGTAGAGGCTTATAAAGTCTTCAGACTGTGTGCTACCTTGAGCAATATCAATTGA
- a CDS encoding gamma-glutamyl-gamma-aminobutyrate hydrolase family protein, translating to MKPKIGITCSIDENSIKLNEAYYKALEKAGAIPLLIPIYEDSAIVNELAGSLDGVLFSGGVDIDPHHYGEEPKKGLGQIAPERDELEINLCQVLFKMKKPIFGICRGIQLINVALGGSLYQDIYTQHEHVLKHSQDAPSYHPTHKVRLIQGSFIQKLFGKFEIAVNSFHHQAIKETAPVLKSVAYSEDGIIEAVENVDENNFILAVQWHPERMFEKYQEQMRLFEVFVEWCTNHRRR from the coding sequence ATGAAGCCCAAGATAGGAATAACCTGCTCAATCGACGAAAACTCTATAAAATTGAACGAAGCTTATTACAAAGCATTAGAGAAGGCTGGAGCCATTCCGCTTTTGATCCCCATTTACGAAGATTCAGCTATTGTAAATGAATTGGCAGGATCACTCGATGGAGTACTTTTTTCTGGTGGTGTTGACATTGATCCTCATCATTATGGTGAGGAACCAAAAAAGGGTCTGGGACAAATTGCACCAGAGAGAGATGAACTTGAGATCAATTTGTGTCAAGTGCTTTTCAAGATGAAGAAGCCTATCTTCGGTATTTGCAGAGGAATACAACTCATCAATGTTGCACTGGGAGGAAGTCTTTACCAAGATATCTACACTCAGCATGAACATGTGTTGAAGCATTCACAAGATGCTCCAAGTTATCACCCCACCCATAAAGTACGTTTGATCCAAGGCAGTTTCATACAAAAATTATTCGGAAAATTTGAAATAGCAGTGAATAGTTTCCACCACCAAGCAATAAAAGAAACTGCACCCGTACTGAAATCTGTAGCGTATTCAGAAGATGGCATAATCGAAGCCGTTGAGAATGTCGATGAAAACAATTTCATTTTGGCAGTGCAATGGCATCCTGAGAGGATGTTTGAGAAATACCAAGAACAAATGAGATTATTTGAAGTCTTTGTCGAATGGTGTACAAACCACAGAAGGAGGTAA
- a CDS encoding DUF1850 domain-containing protein — MRFWFIILVLFAAFLVTFRFEKIPVLILSKEGKVVYTKKLEDGKFILTFVHSVEKTPVYEFYEILGDDTLYLYKTRYSSMGAGLPFQAEGRFETKNGFFEAEISRRFKEISLRVSPLDGHGLLFKDDKVMFKDIANSNDLLVLSCKHSINVDFRFK, encoded by the coding sequence ATGCGCTTTTGGTTTATTATTTTGGTATTATTTGCAGCATTTTTGGTGACATTCCGTTTTGAGAAAATACCAGTATTGATCTTGAGTAAAGAAGGAAAGGTGGTTTACACTAAGAAACTTGAAGACGGAAAATTCATATTGACTTTTGTACACTCAGTAGAAAAAACACCTGTTTATGAATTTTACGAAATATTAGGTGATGATACTCTATATCTTTATAAAACTCGTTACAGCTCAATGGGGGCTGGCTTGCCTTTTCAAGCCGAGGGGAGATTTGAAACAAAAAACGGTTTTTTCGAAGCAGAAATCTCCCGAAGATTTAAAGAGATCTCCCTTCGGGTTTCTCCTTTAGATGGTCATGGATTGTTGTTCAAAGACGATAAAGTTATGTTCAAAGATATAGCAAATTCAAATGATTTACTCGTGCTTTCTTGCAAACACTCGATAAATGTAGATTTTAGATTCAAATAA
- a CDS encoding alkaline phosphatase — MKKVLVVLVILISSIYTLAINVIFLIGDGMSMNQLALASMLENKVLEIMKFSHTGITLTYSADSWVTDSAPAGTALASGFKTLNGAIGILPNKEIVYSMMELAKGLGYKTGIVVTCRVTHATPAAFYGHVMNRDDELVLAKQLSEADIDVIFGGGYSYFLPESKGGRRKDGEDLIEKMVKQGYRYLTKKSELDSIKDEKVLGLFAPSHLEPVTDRPAEQPTLDIMTKKAIEILSKSGEDFILMVEGSQIDWEAHANDFYGVWKEVIEFDKAVKVAIDFAGQNGNTLVVVTGDHETGGLSLSKGDYSILVDQARKAKGTTTMFLKKFKIEEKEKFIAGLKEWYGIDISDQEYESLRKTTTGELRRELARFVSSKVGFGWTTFDHTAAPVPVYAFGPGANYFTGVMDNTDVAKLIMKISGITTATFPKIGITGK; from the coding sequence ATGAAGAAGGTTCTTGTTGTACTGGTGATTCTCATTTCCAGTATCTACACTCTTGCCATTAACGTGATATTTCTCATCGGCGATGGTATGTCAATGAATCAATTGGCTCTTGCAAGTATGCTCGAAAACAAGGTCTTAGAGATCATGAAGTTTTCCCACACTGGTATAACATTAACTTATTCGGCAGATTCTTGGGTGACAGATTCTGCACCAGCTGGAACTGCGCTGGCATCAGGATTCAAAACCCTGAATGGAGCTATAGGAATTCTTCCAAACAAAGAGATCGTTTATTCTATGATGGAGTTAGCAAAAGGACTTGGTTACAAAACAGGAATTGTTGTCACCTGTAGGGTGACTCACGCAACACCCGCGGCTTTTTATGGTCATGTGATGAACAGGGATGATGAACTCGTTCTGGCAAAACAACTATCAGAAGCAGATATCGATGTAATCTTTGGTGGAGGTTATTCCTATTTTTTACCAGAATCTAAGGGTGGTAGAAGGAAAGATGGTGAAGATTTGATCGAAAAGATGGTCAAACAAGGCTATCGATATTTAACAAAAAAGAGCGAGCTCGACAGTATCAAAGACGAAAAGGTACTTGGTCTTTTTGCACCATCTCATCTTGAGCCAGTGACAGACAGACCTGCCGAACAACCTACTTTGGATATCATGACGAAAAAGGCAATTGAGATCCTCTCTAAATCTGGTGAAGATTTCATATTGATGGTTGAGGGATCGCAAATAGATTGGGAAGCTCATGCCAATGATTTTTATGGGGTTTGGAAAGAAGTAATCGAATTCGACAAAGCAGTTAAGGTTGCCATTGATTTTGCCGGACAAAATGGTAACACACTCGTAGTTGTTACAGGAGATCATGAAACAGGAGGGCTCTCGCTCTCAAAAGGTGATTACTCTATCCTTGTTGACCAAGCCAGAAAGGCAAAGGGAACTACAACTATGTTCTTGAAAAAATTCAAGATTGAAGAAAAAGAAAAATTCATAGCTGGATTGAAGGAATGGTATGGAATAGATATCTCAGATCAAGAATATGAATCTCTGAGAAAAACCACAACAGGTGAATTAAGGCGTGAGCTCGCGAGATTTGTAAGTAGCAAAGTGGGTTTTGGTTGGACGACTTTTGATCATACAGCAGCTCCAGTTCCAGTGTATGCCTTTGGACCTGGCGCGAATTATTTCACTGGAGTGATGGACAACACAGATGTTGCAAAACTGATAATGAAAATCTCTGGCATTACAACAGCTACATTCCCTAAGATCGGTATCACTGGTAAATAA
- a CDS encoding aminopeptidase: MKFSPKNLWSVRDRNQIESFSKDYAKFMDLARTERMAIKESVLMLQEAGFVPMERFDGTTDKVYAVNRGKSLIAVRLVGKLENGLNLVAAHIDAPRLDFKPQPIFEEEKIALARTHYYGGVKKYQWFSLPLELHGYVVKDTGEVVEIHLGQCKDDPVFVAPDLLPHLDKEDALVSKKFDAEKLSIVLGTIPLSGQEKEAVKTHILKILKDKYDLTEEDFVSGEFELVPALKTRSVGLDESLLGAYGHDDRICGYTALRGLIDVKNPVRSCGVMLFDREEIGSEGNAGAKANFYVAFLKKLLKLQGCTDTSLGIDELFAKTSIISADVCPAVDPMFKEVHDLENAARVGYGIGLVRYTGSGGKSGSNEAHAEFVAKVRKVLNQEGIVWQVATMGKVDRGGGGTVAKFLAEKGACVLDMGPALLGMHSPFELVSKADLFETYKAYKTLLEKLS, translated from the coding sequence GTGAAATTTTCACCGAAAAATCTGTGGTCTGTCAGAGATCGAAATCAAATCGAGTCCTTCAGTAAAGACTATGCAAAATTCATGGATCTGGCAAGAACTGAGAGAATGGCTATCAAAGAATCTGTTTTGATGCTTCAAGAAGCTGGTTTTGTACCTATGGAACGTTTTGATGGAACAACGGACAAAGTTTATGCAGTCAACCGTGGCAAATCTTTGATAGCTGTTAGATTAGTCGGGAAACTCGAAAACGGGTTAAACCTGGTTGCGGCACACATTGATGCACCCAGGCTTGATTTCAAACCACAACCTATTTTTGAAGAAGAAAAGATTGCCCTTGCAAGGACACATTACTATGGCGGCGTAAAGAAATATCAATGGTTCAGTTTACCCTTGGAGTTGCATGGCTATGTTGTGAAAGATACCGGTGAGGTTGTAGAGATCCACCTTGGTCAGTGCAAAGACGATCCAGTTTTTGTTGCACCAGATTTATTACCACACCTTGACAAAGAAGATGCACTTGTTAGCAAAAAATTCGACGCAGAAAAACTATCAATTGTACTCGGTACAATACCTCTTTCTGGTCAAGAAAAAGAAGCAGTTAAAACCCATATCCTCAAAATCTTAAAAGATAAATATGATCTGACAGAAGAAGACTTTGTCAGTGGCGAATTTGAACTCGTACCGGCTTTGAAAACAAGAAGTGTCGGTCTTGATGAAAGTCTTTTGGGTGCTTATGGTCATGACGACAGAATATGTGGTTATACAGCTCTAAGGGGGTTGATAGATGTTAAAAACCCCGTGCGTTCATGTGGCGTGATGCTTTTTGACAGAGAAGAGATCGGTAGCGAAGGTAATGCCGGAGCAAAAGCCAATTTCTATGTGGCATTTCTGAAAAAACTACTCAAATTACAAGGTTGTACAGATACATCTCTTGGTATAGATGAACTTTTTGCAAAAACTTCTATTATCTCTGCAGATGTATGCCCTGCAGTAGATCCAATGTTTAAAGAAGTCCACGATCTTGAGAATGCAGCAAGGGTTGGGTATGGTATAGGACTTGTTAGATATACAGGTAGTGGCGGAAAATCTGGTTCGAATGAAGCACACGCAGAGTTTGTTGCCAAAGTTAGAAAGGTTTTGAACCAAGAGGGCATTGTCTGGCAAGTTGCGACGATGGGTAAGGTCGATCGTGGTGGAGGAGGAACGGTGGCAAAATTCCTGGCGGAAAAAGGAGCTTGTGTTTTAGACATGGGGCCTGCCTTGCTTGGAATGCACTCACCTTTCGAATTGGTTTCAAAAGCAGATTTATTTGAAACCTATAAAGCCTACAAGACATTACTTGAAAAGCTCAGTTGA
- a CDS encoding outer membrane protein assembly factor BamD has protein sequence MRGKNLLLTWIVVVVGLFLSSCAFNLFADLELQNLLSSGTTDQKLSAAEGALSSKNYDKAIALAGSVLNDELDLELTNEQLMKLLDSTSTLYDFAKALYDKKDELTDQAIEAVKILIQAAAEKSGKSLTDVISDLEDIAQELGLDLSKIMPKSKNGNGEDFWQIVETNAGTVVSILASFIDNTELLKLLTSGYYILATATQTEDSSPMYAGFCMWYDLCYMLNLVFDINNDGKVTDENLVKAAITNPASFTELASDTTSGLYQDEKACDEFIWAYEIMQDVFEILNIEMSLPTTPATNDLYNAEKLQDLFDILGGGA, from the coding sequence GTGCGGGGAAAGAATTTATTACTGACTTGGATCGTTGTGGTTGTTGGGCTCTTTTTGTCTTCATGTGCTTTCAATTTATTCGCAGATCTTGAACTTCAAAATCTCCTGTCTTCTGGTACAACAGATCAAAAGTTAAGTGCGGCAGAAGGTGCTTTGAGTAGTAAGAACTACGACAAAGCAATAGCGTTGGCAGGTTCTGTTTTGAATGATGAACTTGATTTAGAACTAACCAATGAACAATTGATGAAATTACTCGACTCAACAAGTACACTTTATGATTTTGCCAAAGCTTTGTATGATAAAAAAGATGAACTAACCGATCAAGCGATAGAAGCTGTTAAGATATTGATTCAAGCTGCCGCAGAAAAATCTGGTAAGAGCCTGACAGATGTCATCTCTGATTTGGAGGATATCGCCCAAGAATTAGGGTTGGATCTATCAAAGATCATGCCGAAGTCTAAAAATGGCAATGGAGAAGATTTCTGGCAGATAGTTGAAACCAATGCAGGAACAGTTGTTTCAATTCTCGCATCTTTCATAGACAATACTGAACTTCTCAAACTCTTGACCAGTGGTTATTACATACTCGCCACAGCTACACAGACTGAAGATTCAAGTCCAATGTACGCTGGTTTCTGTATGTGGTACGATCTATGTTACATGCTCAACTTGGTATTTGACATAAATAACGACGGAAAGGTCACAGATGAGAATTTAGTCAAAGCGGCAATAACAAATCCAGCATCTTTCACAGAACTTGCTTCTGACACAACAAGCGGTTTGTATCAAGATGAAAAAGCATGTGATGAATTCATCTGGGCTTATGAAATCATGCAAGATGTATTTGAAATATTGAATATAGAGATGAGCTTACCAACTACACCAGCAACCAATGATTTGTATAATGCTGAAAAATTACAAGATCTGTTTGATATTCTGGGCGGTGGTGCATGA
- a CDS encoding TRAP transporter permease yields MDEEKTPKQEILEEKVSEEEVQKVLERYDRESTYRKYRGFLAKVVTAIAITFSIFQLYTAAFGVLDAMIQRSIHLTFGLTLIYLLYPTRKKWPKDKIHSVDLALAVLAPMTTLYIVFNYKELVLRAGTVTKLDLVVGIIGILLILEAVRRIIGLPMVIVASVFIVYALFGRYMPGILAHRGTSIQRLVGHLFYTTEGIFGIPLGVSATFVFLFILLAAFLEKTGLGQLFIDLSNALVGWASGGPAKVAVFTSALEGTIGGSSVANTVGSGSFTIPMMKKLGYKPEFAAAVEATASTGGQIMPPVMGAAAFLMAEFTGIPYGKIIIAAMIPAIFYFFAVWMAVHWEARKIGLKGMSKEQLPKIGKVLLERGHLLLPLIIVLYLLVTGFTPVRAAFYAIVVSVITSMIRKGTRMKLSDIPAALEAGARGALSVVAATACAGIIIGVVTVTGMGLKLGTALVDLAQGNLLITLIFTMFTSLILGMGVPTTANYVITSTIAAPALLRLGVWVLSAHMFAFYFGVIADITPPVALAAMAGAGIARSDPFKTGLTATRLGIAAFLVPYVFVYYPQILLIGMKNPLSLVWPLATTALGLIILSGGLTGYFFGRLKNFESVLYSIGGIMIVFPGLVTDLTGFVLVGLAALLQTLRKGWVSRKNLYT; encoded by the coding sequence TTGGACGAAGAGAAAACTCCAAAGCAGGAAATTCTGGAGGAAAAAGTCTCGGAGGAAGAAGTTCAAAAAGTTTTGGAAAGATACGATAGAGAATCTACTTACAGAAAATACAGAGGTTTTCTTGCAAAAGTCGTTACAGCTATAGCCATAACATTTTCCATTTTTCAGCTTTACACAGCGGCCTTTGGCGTTCTGGATGCAATGATACAGAGATCTATACACCTTACCTTTGGTTTGACATTGATTTATCTACTCTACCCCACAAGAAAAAAATGGCCTAAGGACAAAATTCATTCAGTGGATTTGGCACTCGCCGTATTGGCTCCGATGACAACACTGTACATCGTTTTCAACTACAAAGAACTCGTTTTAAGAGCCGGAACTGTTACAAAACTCGATCTTGTCGTGGGTATCATTGGTATACTTTTGATTCTCGAAGCCGTGAGACGAATCATCGGTTTACCTATGGTAATCGTAGCGAGTGTTTTCATTGTTTATGCGTTATTTGGTCGATATATGCCAGGAATCTTAGCACATAGAGGCACATCTATACAGAGACTGGTTGGCCATCTATTTTATACAACCGAAGGAATCTTTGGAATACCACTTGGTGTTTCAGCAACTTTTGTATTTTTGTTCATACTTTTGGCAGCTTTTCTCGAGAAAACTGGCCTTGGGCAATTGTTCATCGATCTTTCCAATGCATTGGTTGGATGGGCTTCCGGTGGACCTGCGAAGGTTGCTGTCTTTACAAGTGCTCTGGAGGGAACCATTGGCGGTAGCTCGGTTGCTAACACGGTGGGGTCTGGAAGTTTTACGATACCAATGATGAAAAAATTAGGATACAAGCCGGAATTTGCCGCTGCAGTCGAAGCGACTGCCTCGACTGGTGGTCAGATCATGCCGCCTGTCATGGGAGCGGCTGCTTTTCTGATGGCAGAGTTCACAGGTATACCATATGGAAAAATCATTATTGCCGCGATGATCCCTGCCATCTTTTATTTCTTCGCTGTTTGGATGGCCGTTCATTGGGAAGCAAGAAAAATAGGATTAAAGGGTATGTCAAAGGAACAATTGCCAAAGATCGGTAAAGTTCTTCTGGAAAGAGGACATTTGTTGTTGCCATTGATAATCGTATTGTATCTTCTTGTGACTGGTTTTACGCCAGTTCGGGCTGCTTTTTATGCGATAGTGGTATCTGTGATAACCTCGATGATTCGAAAAGGAACCAGGATGAAACTTTCTGATATACCAGCTGCACTTGAAGCTGGTGCAAGAGGTGCTTTGAGTGTTGTCGCAGCCACGGCATGTGCTGGCATAATCATAGGTGTTGTCACAGTAACTGGTATGGGTCTGAAACTCGGGACAGCGCTCGTTGACCTTGCTCAGGGAAATCTCCTGATAACCCTGATTTTCACGATGTTCACGAGTTTAATCTTGGGTATGGGCGTACCAACAACGGCAAATTACGTCATCACATCTACAATTGCAGCACCCGCTCTGTTAAGGCTTGGTGTCTGGGTACTATCTGCACACATGTTCGCCTTTTATTTTGGTGTCATTGCAGATATCACACCCCCTGTTGCACTTGCCGCAATGGCTGGAGCAGGTATAGCAAGATCAGATCCATTCAAGACAGGACTGACCGCAACGAGACTTGGTATAGCTGCGTTTTTGGTCCCCTATGTCTTTGTATATTATCCACAGATATTACTCATCGGTATGAAAAATCCATTATCACTTGTCTGGCCCTTAGCAACTACAGCCTTGGGATTGATAATCTTATCTGGTGGTTTAACTGGTTATTTCTTTGGACGATTGAAAAACTTTGAATCTGTTCTTTACAGTATAGGTGGCATCATGATAGTCTTCCCTGGCCTTGTAACCGACCTAACCGGATTTGTTCTGGTAGGACTGGCTGCTCTGCTACAGACCTTGAGAAAAGGTTGGGTGTCAAGAAAAAATTTGTACACATAG
- a CDS encoding N-acyl-D-amino-acid deacylase family protein yields the protein MYDLLILNAMIIDGTSSPWFYGDIGIVGEKISAIGDLKRCKARKIIDVKGLFACPGFVDIHSHSDFHTLVDNKCESKIRQGVTTEVIGNCGYSLAPLLGEALEESRKSHFELYGIEAGWQTVEEYLQALERSRPSVNYAMLVGHGAIRKSVMGYEKRDPTEEELSRMKKLLDQAMKQGAFGMSTGLIYSPGSFAKTGEIIELCKVVAKRNGIYTTHMRSESEYLEESVLESIEIGEKSKVSVQISHHKACGRKYFGKVNKTLEMIKEARSRGIDVTCDVYPYTATATDLDAILPDWVHEGGIQKLIERLKDKNIREKIKKQIDPVQKAMSGYENLYITYTFTEKNKQFQGKSIAEISKILNKDPLDTAFDLIVEEKSKVGMMRFAMDEEDVKKVISSPFSMIGSDGSALSVDGVLSHGHPHPRNFGTFPRVIARYVKEFKVITLEQAIYKMTSFPARRVGIFNRGIIRPKMAADIVIFDFDKIQDLATYENPKHYPQGIIHVIVNGEPTIFETEHTKARAGKILRKS from the coding sequence TTGTACGATCTACTGATTTTGAACGCAATGATAATCGATGGTACTTCATCACCTTGGTTTTATGGAGATATTGGCATAGTCGGAGAAAAAATCTCAGCGATAGGCGACTTAAAGAGATGTAAAGCAAGAAAGATCATAGATGTCAAAGGTTTATTTGCCTGTCCTGGTTTTGTGGATATTCACAGTCATTCAGACTTTCACACACTTGTGGATAACAAGTGTGAAAGCAAGATAAGGCAAGGTGTCACTACAGAAGTCATCGGAAATTGTGGATACTCTCTTGCTCCATTACTCGGTGAAGCGCTTGAAGAAAGTAGGAAATCTCATTTTGAATTGTACGGTATAGAAGCTGGATGGCAGACTGTTGAAGAATATCTCCAAGCATTGGAAAGATCAAGACCATCTGTGAATTACGCCATGTTGGTTGGTCATGGAGCAATTAGAAAATCTGTGATGGGTTATGAAAAAAGAGATCCAACCGAAGAAGAATTATCAAGAATGAAAAAACTACTCGACCAAGCGATGAAACAAGGTGCTTTTGGAATGAGTACGGGTCTAATTTATTCACCTGGTTCATTTGCAAAGACAGGTGAAATAATAGAATTGTGTAAAGTTGTCGCAAAAAGAAATGGTATTTACACAACTCACATGAGAAGCGAGAGTGAATATTTAGAAGAGTCGGTCCTTGAATCTATTGAGATAGGTGAAAAATCCAAGGTTTCGGTACAGATATCGCACCATAAAGCCTGTGGTAGAAAATATTTTGGTAAGGTCAATAAAACGCTTGAGATGATTAAAGAGGCAAGATCAAGAGGTATAGATGTGACCTGTGATGTTTATCCATACACTGCTACGGCGACAGATCTCGATGCGATATTGCCAGATTGGGTACACGAAGGTGGCATTCAGAAACTCATCGAAAGACTCAAAGATAAGAACATAAGAGAGAAGATCAAAAAACAAATTGATCCTGTTCAAAAAGCCATGAGTGGATATGAAAATCTCTATATAACTTATACGTTTACCGAGAAAAATAAGCAATTTCAAGGAAAAAGTATCGCTGAAATCTCCAAGATTTTGAACAAAGATCCACTGGACACTGCCTTTGATTTGATTGTTGAAGAAAAGTCAAAGGTTGGCATGATGAGATTTGCAATGGACGAAGAAGATGTGAAAAAAGTAATCTCAAGTCCATTTTCAATGATTGGATCTGATGGTAGTGCCCTTTCAGTCGATGGTGTTCTTTCACATGGACATCCACATCCAAGAAATTTTGGTACCTTTCCAAGGGTGATTGCACGTTATGTAAAAGAATTCAAGGTGATAACCTTAGAACAAGCCATCTACAAAATGACATCGTTCCCAGCACGAAGGGTGGGTATATTCAATAGGGGTATCATTCGACCAAAGATGGCTGCTGATATAGTAATCTTTGATTTTGATAAAATTCAAGACTTGGCTACCTATGAAAATCCAAAGCACTACCCTCAGGGCATAATTCATGTGATAGTAAATGGCGAACCCACTATTTTTGAGACTGAACATACAAAAGCTCGTGCTGGGAAGATTCTCAGAAAGAGTTGA
- a CDS encoding TAXI family TRAP transporter solute-binding subunit has protein sequence MKRFVVGFLLAVLAISTFAVTFLTIATGGTAGVYYPLGAAMADIWTRNLKNVNASAQSTGASVANVNLLKNKEVDVIFVQNDVVYYAYAGIELFKDQPFKGLRGLATLYPETIQIVALADKGINSVYDLKGKRVAVGAAGSGTEVNARHILLAAGITYNDIKVQYLSFAEAAENLKNENIDAAFVTAGHPTAAIIDVSAVKKITIVPVDEKIVQILQKNYPFYTKIIIPANTYKGVDKDVETVAVKAMLAVREDLPADLVYEMLKTLYANQKRLIEAHAKGEMILPETGKEGMSIPLHPGAEKFFAEMGI, from the coding sequence GTGAAAAGATTTGTTGTAGGTTTTCTTTTGGCTGTCCTGGCAATCTCAACCTTCGCTGTGACCTTTTTGACGATCGCGACCGGTGGTACTGCAGGTGTTTACTACCCACTTGGGGCGGCAATGGCAGATATCTGGACGAGAAATTTGAAAAACGTCAACGCTTCGGCTCAGTCAACGGGTGCTTCCGTTGCTAACGTAAATCTTCTGAAAAACAAAGAAGTCGACGTGATCTTTGTGCAAAACGATGTGGTTTACTACGCGTACGCTGGAATAGAACTCTTCAAAGATCAACCATTTAAGGGATTACGTGGATTGGCTACTCTCTATCCAGAAACAATTCAGATCGTCGCTCTTGCTGACAAAGGTATCAACAGTGTTTATGATTTAAAAGGCAAGAGAGTAGCAGTTGGTGCGGCTGGAAGTGGAACGGAAGTGAATGCAAGACATATTTTATTAGCTGCAGGTATCACTTATAACGACATAAAGGTGCAATATCTGAGTTTTGCCGAAGCCGCAGAAAATCTGAAAAATGAAAACATCGATGCAGCTTTTGTGACGGCAGGACATCCAACGGCTGCTATAATCGATGTGTCTGCAGTCAAGAAAATAACCATCGTGCCAGTTGACGAGAAAATCGTTCAGATTTTGCAAAAAAACTACCCATTCTATACAAAGATAATAATCCCTGCAAATACCTATAAAGGTGTTGATAAAGACGTCGAAACAGTAGCAGTTAAGGCTATGTTAGCTGTGAGAGAAGATCTCCCAGCAGATCTTGTTTATGAAATGCTCAAGACATTGTATGCAAATCAAAAAAGACTGATCGAAGCTCATGCAAAAGGTGAAATGATACTCCCAGAAACAGGCAAGGAAGGAATGTCCATACCACTTCACCCAGGGGCCGAAAAGTTCTTTGCGGAAATGGGAATCTAA